The proteins below come from a single Zhouia spongiae genomic window:
- a CDS encoding Glu/Leu/Phe/Val family dehydrogenase: MVTKEKKKGMFENVIQQFNTAADQIDLNPNIRKILSISNNELIIRFPVKMDNGEVEIFTGYRVQHNNALGPYKGGLRYHPTVDIDAAKALAMWMTWKTSLAGLPYGGAKGGIQIDPSKYSQAELERITRRFTYALGENIGPEHDIPAPDVNTNQQTMAWIADTYMSTKAPSERSKNQHVVTGKPVGSGGLEGRDRATGYGVFLNIKFWAEKNKVDLSGKKFIVQGFGNVGYWASYFLEAEGARLVGVQDAYATVINDEGISVEELLNYAKNNQGSIKNYPEASEILKDQFFEINADICIPAALGNQITEENATKIKAYLIAEGANGPTNFEGEQILLNKGVQIIPDVLCNSGGVIASYFEWLQNRNGELWLLDEVLEKLEKKLRTVFENVWNTSSEHNISMRNAAFGIAIERIERAYIQRGIFP; encoded by the coding sequence ATGGTTACAAAAGAGAAAAAGAAAGGTATGTTTGAAAATGTAATTCAACAATTCAATACTGCCGCAGACCAGATAGATTTAAACCCAAACATTCGAAAAATATTAAGCATTTCTAATAATGAATTGATCATACGCTTCCCGGTTAAAATGGATAATGGGGAAGTAGAAATATTTACAGGATATCGTGTTCAGCATAATAATGCTCTGGGCCCATATAAAGGAGGTTTACGTTATCACCCGACGGTTGATATCGATGCTGCAAAAGCCCTGGCAATGTGGATGACCTGGAAAACATCGCTTGCAGGGCTGCCTTATGGAGGCGCTAAAGGTGGAATTCAGATAGATCCTTCAAAATATTCCCAGGCAGAATTAGAAAGAATTACAAGAAGATTTACGTATGCTTTGGGTGAAAATATTGGTCCGGAACACGATATTCCTGCACCGGATGTAAATACGAACCAACAGACCATGGCCTGGATTGCCGATACCTATATGTCGACCAAGGCTCCTTCCGAAAGGTCAAAGAACCAGCATGTTGTAACCGGAAAACCTGTGGGGTCAGGTGGATTGGAAGGAAGAGACAGAGCTACCGGTTATGGGGTATTTCTCAATATAAAATTTTGGGCAGAAAAAAATAAAGTAGATCTGTCAGGAAAGAAGTTTATAGTACAAGGTTTCGGAAATGTAGGTTACTGGGCTTCGTACTTTCTGGAAGCAGAAGGAGCCCGTCTGGTTGGAGTACAAGATGCGTATGCTACGGTAATAAACGATGAGGGAATTAGTGTAGAAGAGTTATTGAACTATGCTAAAAATAATCAGGGAAGTATAAAAAACTATCCTGAAGCATCTGAAATTTTAAAAGATCAGTTTTTTGAAATTAATGCGGATATCTGTATCCCTGCTGCTTTAGGAAATCAGATTACAGAAGAAAATGCAACTAAAATAAAAGCATACTTAATTGCAGAAGGAGCAAACGGCCCAACGAATTTTGAAGGAGAACAAATCCTTCTCAATAAAGGGGTGCAGATTATTCCGGATGTTTTGTGTAACTCAGGAGGTGTTATAGCGAGTTACTTTGAGTGGCTTCAAAATAGAAACGGCGAATTGTGGTTACTGGATGAAGTACTTGAAAAATTAGAAAAGAAATTAAGAACTGTTTTTGAAAATGTATGGAATACCTCCAGCGAGCACAATATAAGCATGCGTAATGCTGCATTTGGTATCGCCATAGAGCGTATAGAAAGAGCATATATTCAACGAGGGATTTTTCCTTGA
- a CDS encoding metallophosphoesterase: MRRLFGIAIFFIFISCATFQTIPEIDVENKTTDKVVRTFYLIGDAGYPEGGMAPKALKVLEGRLGGANKSDVLLFLGDNIYPSGLPDENDPGRKNAELALQLQIEVARKFKGDSYFIPGNHDWYNGVKGLKRQEEFVEQQLGKDSFLPENGCPIEKVNIDDNTVLLLVDSHWYITNWNNHPTINDDCEIKTKDHFLDEFTSEIKKARGKTTLVAIHHPMFTNGPHGGSYSLKEHFKPLPVIGTLKNILRTTTGVVNADISNWFYNDLRKKLITAAQHNENVIFISGHEHSLQYIEADNLKQVISGSGSKSTAVRHRSNGDFGYPANGYGILKIYESGKVDLQFIDGATSKVVFSKDLVLPKTKSHFEYKNRFADSVLASVYKEEKISRSELFKFFWGERFTKYFSTPVKAKTVNLDTLFGGLKPVRKGGGTQSRSLRLINPEGKQYVMRAVRKSATQYIQAAVFTDNYLKGQYENTGTQRLIEHVFTGSHPYAPLTIATLSDAAGVYHLNPSLFYIPKQSALQQFNSEFGDELYLLEEHASKGHKELAGNNFTGDIISTMDVIEEIHSDEDVIIDQENYIRARLFDMLIGDWDRHHDQWRWMEFKENGKKVYRPLPRDRDQAFSRMSDGFMLGTAVNLIPAAGLLRKYSPDLKDVKGINVEPYPLDMAFLTVLNKKDWDAEVKHIQERVTDEVIDRAMAQMPDEVQDETVSEIKYILKQRRANLQKIADRYYKLTSKYGVVTATNKDDHIQVDAKPDGTVEVNVYRKKDDTVKDRFHHNVYKPGETRELWIYGLDDDDTFVVTGKSRHIKIRLIGGQNNDDYKVENGRNIIIYDYKSKKNNLGGATKAKINLTDDYEVNVYDYKKLKANTNQVAPLLGANPDDGLKIGFTDTYTTYGFERNPFTSRHQLKAAYYFATNGYELNYSGEFAHIIGGLNLGMEVRFNSPNFSLNFFGYGNETENPDDDLGLDYNRVKTRTLRLKPELIWNSGRGAVLSFGGSYESIEVHDTDNRYVSENNVLPDYVFDEVQFAGLHTRFSFINYDNRAYPTNGINFLLEAGYKKNLDAGDRSFGYLISDVGLVHKIDYSGKLVLGTRFKGHFNFGDDFEFYQAASIGGTDGLRGYRNQRFTGKSAVYQNTDLRYSFNRVKTGFIPIRLGLYGAFDYGRVWFTGDESKKWQHSYGGGLFVNATEMISANLGVFDSSDGIRVAFTLGFGF; this comes from the coding sequence ATGAGACGCTTATTTGGGATTGCTATATTCTTTATTTTTATTTCCTGTGCTACATTTCAAACAATACCTGAAATTGATGTTGAAAACAAAACAACAGATAAGGTTGTTCGTACTTTTTATCTTATCGGAGATGCGGGCTATCCTGAAGGCGGTATGGCTCCAAAGGCATTAAAGGTACTGGAAGGGAGACTGGGCGGGGCAAATAAAAGTGATGTGCTCTTATTCCTGGGCGACAATATTTATCCTAGCGGACTTCCTGATGAGAATGATCCCGGAAGAAAGAATGCAGAACTGGCATTGCAATTACAAATTGAAGTAGCTCGGAAGTTTAAAGGTGATTCATATTTTATTCCGGGTAATCACGACTGGTATAATGGGGTTAAGGGCCTCAAAAGACAGGAAGAGTTCGTTGAACAACAATTAGGAAAGGATTCATTTTTACCAGAGAATGGTTGCCCCATAGAAAAGGTTAATATAGACGACAATACTGTACTTCTTTTGGTTGATTCACATTGGTATATCACAAACTGGAACAATCATCCTACCATTAATGATGATTGCGAAATAAAAACAAAAGATCATTTTCTGGATGAATTTACGAGTGAAATAAAGAAAGCAAGAGGAAAAACTACATTGGTAGCTATTCATCACCCGATGTTTACTAACGGACCGCACGGTGGGAGTTATTCATTAAAAGAACATTTTAAGCCTCTGCCTGTAATAGGAACTTTAAAAAATATTTTGCGAACAACCACAGGAGTCGTTAATGCCGATATATCCAACTGGTTTTATAACGATTTACGTAAAAAACTGATTACTGCTGCCCAGCATAATGAAAATGTCATTTTTATTTCAGGACATGAACATAGCTTGCAATACATAGAAGCAGATAATTTAAAACAGGTAATAAGTGGTTCGGGATCAAAAAGTACGGCCGTTCGACATAGAAGTAATGGTGATTTTGGATATCCTGCAAATGGTTATGGGATATTGAAAATATATGAAAGCGGAAAAGTTGATTTACAGTTTATAGACGGGGCTACAAGTAAAGTAGTGTTCAGCAAAGATTTAGTTTTACCAAAAACCAAATCTCATTTTGAGTATAAAAATCGGTTTGCTGATTCTGTACTTGCTTCCGTTTATAAGGAGGAAAAGATTTCAAGGTCTGAACTTTTTAAGTTTTTTTGGGGAGAGCGCTTTACTAAGTATTTCAGCACTCCTGTAAAAGCTAAAACAGTAAATCTCGATACGTTGTTTGGTGGGCTTAAACCGGTTAGAAAAGGAGGAGGAACACAGTCCAGGTCACTTAGATTAATCAATCCGGAGGGAAAACAATATGTCATGAGGGCGGTACGAAAAAGTGCCACACAATATATACAGGCAGCTGTTTTTACCGACAACTATTTGAAAGGTCAATATGAAAACACAGGCACCCAACGGTTAATAGAGCATGTTTTCACAGGCTCTCACCCTTATGCCCCTTTAACGATTGCTACATTATCAGATGCTGCGGGTGTATACCATTTAAATCCATCGTTATTTTATATTCCAAAACAATCTGCGTTGCAACAATTCAATTCAGAATTTGGAGATGAATTGTATTTACTGGAAGAACATGCTTCGAAAGGACATAAGGAACTGGCAGGGAATAACTTTACAGGAGATATTATCAGTACGATGGATGTAATTGAAGAAATCCATTCCGATGAAGATGTAATAATAGATCAGGAAAACTATATCAGGGCTCGTTTGTTTGATATGTTGATAGGAGATTGGGACAGGCATCACGACCAATGGCGATGGATGGAATTTAAGGAAAACGGGAAAAAAGTATATAGGCCATTACCACGAGACAGGGATCAGGCTTTTTCAAGAATGTCTGACGGGTTTATGTTGGGAACTGCTGTAAATTTAATTCCTGCGGCCGGTTTGTTACGTAAATATTCGCCTGATCTTAAAGATGTAAAAGGAATTAATGTAGAACCATACCCACTTGACATGGCATTTTTGACCGTTCTTAATAAAAAAGACTGGGATGCGGAAGTAAAACATATACAGGAGCGGGTTACGGATGAGGTAATTGACCGGGCGATGGCTCAGATGCCTGATGAAGTTCAGGATGAAACTGTTTCCGAGATCAAGTATATATTAAAACAACGCCGGGCCAATTTACAGAAAATAGCCGATCGCTATTATAAGTTAACGAGTAAATATGGAGTTGTTACGGCAACAAATAAAGACGATCATATTCAGGTAGATGCAAAGCCGGACGGAACTGTTGAGGTTAATGTCTATAGAAAAAAAGACGATACGGTTAAAGATAGATTTCATCATAATGTGTATAAGCCCGGAGAAACCAGGGAATTGTGGATCTATGGGCTGGATGATGATGATACCTTTGTCGTAACAGGTAAAAGCAGGCACATAAAGATAAGGTTGATTGGCGGACAGAATAATGATGATTACAAGGTGGAAAATGGTAGAAATATTATAATCTATGATTATAAATCAAAAAAGAATAACCTAGGAGGAGCTACTAAGGCAAAAATAAATCTTACCGACGATTACGAGGTTAATGTTTATGATTATAAAAAGTTAAAAGCAAATACCAACCAGGTAGCACCCCTGTTAGGGGCCAATCCTGATGATGGACTTAAGATAGGGTTTACAGATACATATACAACGTATGGTTTTGAAAGAAACCCTTTTACTTCCCGGCACCAGCTTAAAGCCGCTTACTATTTCGCAACCAACGGTTACGAGTTAAATTATTCAGGTGAATTTGCCCATATAATAGGAGGATTGAACCTGGGTATGGAGGTCCGGTTTAACAGCCCTAATTTTAGCCTGAATTTTTTTGGTTACGGTAATGAAACCGAAAATCCTGACGACGACCTGGGATTAGATTACAACAGGGTTAAGACCAGAACCCTGCGTTTAAAGCCGGAATTGATATGGAATTCAGGTCGGGGAGCTGTTCTGTCTTTTGGAGGAAGTTATGAATCTATCGAAGTTCACGACACAGATAACAGGTACGTGTCAGAAAATAATGTTTTACCTGATTATGTGTTCGATGAAGTGCAGTTTGCAGGACTTCATACCCGGTTCAGTTTTATAAATTACGATAACAGGGCGTACCCGACCAATGGGATCAACTTCTTGCTGGAGGCAGGTTACAAGAAGAACCTCGACGCCGGAGATCGTTCCTTTGGGTATTTAATATCAGATGTAGGACTGGTACATAAAATTGATTATAGCGGAAAACTGGTGCTGGGAACCCGTTTTAAAGGACATTTCAATTTTGGAGATGATTTTGAATTTTATCAAGCAGCGTCAATAGGAGGGACAGACGGTCTAAGAGGTTATAGAAATCAACGTTTTACAGGGAAAAGTGCCGTTTACCAGAATACGGACTTACGTTATAGTTTTAACAGGGTCAAAACCGGTTTTATACCTATACGCTTGGGTTTATATGGAGCGTTTGACTATGGAAGGGTATGGTTTACCGGAGATGAATCTAAAAAATGGCAGCATTCGTACGGAGGAGGATTGTTTGTTAATGCCACAGAAATGATCTCTGCAAACCTGGGGGTTTTTGATTCGTCAGATGGTATACGGGTAGCCTTTACATTGGGTTTCGGGTTTTAA
- a CDS encoding sigma-54-dependent transcriptional regulator, with amino-acid sequence MSLQKENILVVDDDINILEMLQRHLQSLHYHTYKAISVKEAVAILRETDIDLLITDLKMPGIDGHELVKYVSEHYPLIPILVVSGYPSVSDALDVIKSGAIDYLVKPFTHEELRQAVLKSFKGSKKSKKSTANQQTSHTAYGELIGNSPEIQEVIEIISRVKDNKATIFVNGESGTGKELVARAIHYTGKFSRSPFIAVNCGAIPENLLESELFGYVKGAFTGANENRQGFFQAANHGTIFLDEIGNASLAVQSRLLRALQEKEITRIGSQKVEKVDLRIIAATNSDLKELIAKKQFREDLYYRLTVVQINVPPLRDRKADIPLLVDKFIKKYGPEYKDRITPVTKEALVILERYDWPGNIRELENVVQRAIIMCDKTIEVKDLPDNIKYKIDFTDNALKPLKEMEKAYILKVLAAVGNNKTKAAEILQIDRKTLRQKIQ; translated from the coding sequence ATGAGTTTACAAAAAGAAAATATACTTGTAGTTGACGATGATATAAATATCCTGGAAATGTTACAAAGACATTTACAGTCACTCCATTATCATACTTACAAGGCTATTTCTGTAAAGGAAGCCGTAGCTATTTTAAGAGAAACCGATATCGATTTGTTAATAACCGATCTTAAAATGCCGGGAATTGACGGCCACGAACTGGTTAAGTATGTTTCTGAACACTACCCGTTAATTCCGATTTTGGTTGTTTCCGGATACCCGTCTGTAAGTGATGCGCTGGATGTCATTAAGTCCGGAGCCATAGATTATTTGGTAAAACCTTTTACGCATGAAGAGCTGAGACAGGCCGTTTTAAAATCGTTTAAAGGAAGTAAGAAGTCCAAAAAAAGCACTGCGAATCAACAGACCAGTCATACAGCCTATGGTGAATTAATTGGTAATTCGCCGGAGATACAAGAGGTGATCGAAATTATCAGCAGGGTGAAGGATAATAAAGCCACGATTTTTGTGAACGGAGAGAGTGGTACCGGTAAGGAGTTGGTGGCAAGAGCCATTCACTATACCGGTAAATTCTCAAGATCGCCATTTATAGCTGTGAATTGCGGGGCTATACCAGAGAATCTTTTAGAATCAGAGCTGTTTGGTTATGTAAAAGGAGCTTTTACAGGAGCAAACGAGAACAGGCAAGGATTTTTTCAGGCAGCGAATCACGGAACGATTTTTCTGGATGAAATAGGGAATGCTTCTCTGGCAGTGCAATCGAGGTTGTTGCGTGCATTACAGGAAAAAGAGATAACAAGGATAGGTTCACAGAAGGTAGAAAAGGTAGATCTGAGAATCATTGCAGCCACCAATAGCGACTTAAAAGAACTTATTGCAAAGAAACAGTTTCGGGAAGACCTATACTACCGACTGACGGTTGTACAGATAAACGTACCTCCTCTGCGCGATCGTAAAGCCGATATTCCGTTGCTGGTGGATAAGTTCATTAAAAAGTACGGACCGGAGTATAAGGACCGGATTACTCCGGTAACAAAAGAAGCTTTGGTTATCCTCGAACGGTATGATTGGCCCGGCAATATCCGGGAGCTGGAAAACGTTGTACAACGCGCCATTATTATGTGCGATAAGACGATTGAAGTTAAAGACCTTCCCGATAATATTAAATACAAAATAGACTTTACAGATAATGCCCTGAAACCGCTCAAAGAGATGGAAAAGGCCTATATCCTGAAAGTATTGGCTGCCGTAGGTAACAATAAGACAAAAGCAGCCGAGATTCTTCAAATTGACCGAAAGACCTTAAGGCAAAAAATTCAATAA
- a CDS encoding sensor histidine kinase: MTSIEEKLKERIKELTCLYEVTSIVANANYSDIESSLKSISFCVKKAWRYPKEASVEIKTAQFCINTEGFQPSSVFQKKPIKVFNREEGSITVFYPPDRHSVDDFLAEEEQLLQNIGIEIGNVLERKQIKENEQRIQRQIERNDRLTILGEITAGIAHELNTPLANILGYSELLRSRLGSQPEVISDLDKIINSTIFSREVVKKLMFFACEMPQEMKQVNIVPVVKEAIELLKPVFVKNHINYKFHANNEKIDLKVDTIQLTQVVFNLVLNAIYFSPKDGLIEIILDNQAEKVQLRISDEGSGINEEADKIFDPFYTTKPVGEGSGLGLSVVHGIIKSHKGIIKHQPNQPKGTVFIVDFPKLNP; the protein is encoded by the coding sequence ATGACTTCTATCGAGGAAAAACTAAAAGAGCGTATTAAAGAATTAACCTGTTTATACGAGGTAACCTCTATTGTTGCCAATGCAAACTACAGCGACATTGAATCTTCCCTTAAATCGATAAGTTTTTGTGTTAAAAAAGCATGGAGATATCCGAAAGAAGCAAGTGTAGAAATAAAAACAGCACAATTTTGTATAAATACCGAAGGGTTTCAACCTTCTTCCGTATTTCAAAAGAAACCCATTAAGGTATTTAATCGGGAAGAAGGTTCTATAACTGTTTTTTATCCCCCTGACCGGCACAGTGTCGATGATTTTCTGGCAGAGGAAGAACAGTTGCTTCAAAATATAGGGATCGAGATCGGAAATGTACTGGAGAGAAAGCAGATTAAAGAAAATGAGCAACGTATTCAACGACAAATAGAGCGTAACGACCGATTGACGATTCTGGGAGAGATAACAGCGGGAATAGCCCACGAACTCAATACGCCGCTGGCCAATATTCTGGGGTATTCAGAATTGCTGAGATCAAGGCTGGGCAGTCAACCAGAGGTGATTTCAGACCTGGACAAGATCATCAACAGTACCATCTTTTCAAGAGAAGTCGTAAAAAAGCTCATGTTTTTTGCATGTGAGATGCCCCAGGAGATGAAACAAGTTAATATAGTACCGGTAGTAAAGGAGGCCATAGAGCTATTGAAACCGGTTTTTGTAAAGAACCACATTAATTATAAGTTTCATGCCAATAACGAGAAAATAGACCTGAAAGTCGATACGATCCAGCTTACCCAGGTGGTTTTTAACCTGGTATTGAATGCTATATATTTTTCACCAAAGGACGGATTGATAGAGATTATCTTAGACAATCAGGCAGAGAAGGTCCAGCTTAGGATCAGTGATGAAGGATCGGGAATAAATGAAGAAGCAGATAAGATTTTCGATCCGTTTTATACCACCAAGCCTGTCGGTGAAGGTTCCGGACTGGGACTTAGCGTTGTTCATGGCATTATAAAAAGTCATAAAGGAATTATCAAACACCAGCCCAATCAGCCAAAAGGCACTGTATTTATTGTAGATTTCCCAAAACTGAATCCATGA
- a CDS encoding endonuclease/exonuclease/phosphatase family protein — protein sequence MNRKFYLFLTVLLFSSYNSFSQGAQEVMKVMTYNIWNGFDWGKDRERKEECLKWIKSKQPDVLALQELCGYTEEMLKEDAKEWGHPYVKILKTEGYPVGITSRQPILVKDRIVEGFWHGLLHCETYGIDFYIVHLSPADSDFRLREANLIAEKIQQQGNSKYVILGDFNSHSPFDEVLLKQNAILLKKQQPKKGDKYSNLRLGAFDYAVISRFISLPAIDVTNNFIPVEARYTFPTPALIKPDFTKEEIIQQRQRIDYIFTSPLMSRSCVNAEVFNSGITDKLSDHYPVMASFKLKKE from the coding sequence ATGAATCGGAAGTTTTATCTTTTTCTGACAGTTTTACTTTTTAGCAGTTACAACAGCTTTTCCCAGGGAGCACAGGAGGTGATGAAGGTAATGACCTATAACATATGGAACGGTTTTGACTGGGGTAAAGACAGGGAGAGGAAGGAAGAATGTTTGAAGTGGATTAAGAGCAAACAACCGGATGTGCTGGCATTGCAAGAGTTGTGCGGGTACACAGAAGAAATGCTTAAAGAAGATGCCAAGGAGTGGGGGCATCCGTATGTGAAAATATTAAAAACGGAAGGATACCCGGTAGGGATTACCTCCAGGCAGCCGATTTTAGTTAAAGACCGGATCGTTGAAGGTTTTTGGCACGGCCTGCTTCATTGCGAAACCTATGGAATCGATTTCTATATTGTACACCTGTCTCCGGCAGATAGCGATTTCAGGTTGAGGGAAGCAAACCTTATAGCAGAAAAGATACAACAACAAGGTAACAGTAAGTATGTTATCCTGGGTGATTTTAACTCTCATTCTCCTTTTGATGAGGTTTTGTTAAAACAAAATGCAATACTGCTAAAAAAGCAGCAGCCCAAAAAAGGAGATAAATATTCCAATTTACGATTGGGAGCATTTGATTATGCGGTGATTTCCCGCTTTATTTCTTTACCTGCTATCGATGTTACCAACAATTTTATTCCGGTTGAAGCTCGCTACACATTTCCCACCCCCGCATTGATAAAACCCGATTTTACCAAAGAAGAGATAATACAACAAAGGCAACGGATAGACTATATTTTTACCAGCCCGCTGATGTCACGGTCCTGTGTGAATGCAGAAGTTTTTAATTCGGGCATTACAGATAAACTGTCTGACCACTATCCGGTAATGGCATCATTTAAGCTTAAAAAAGAATGA
- a CDS encoding mechanosensitive ion channel family protein translates to MKTTLDLRLLENLLESIYKVTPKILGGIVLIILGWLVLKLVLFILKKSLKLTRIDELVAKFYDKNPIFSSAVKIEPTKVILFFVKWFLILVLVIIGADMLGLTMISAEIGKLIAYLPKFISAILIFILGIYGAGLLRNALASMIKAFDLNGSKAISRIVFYVLVVFVSIMALSQAGIDTSVITSNLSLILGAFLLAFTLALGLGSRDVIFRLLLGFYSRKNFQIGQQIRIDDTEGEIIAIDNICMVLLCADNQKIVYPIKQVASKKVEILGQ, encoded by the coding sequence ATGAAAACTACATTAGACTTAAGACTGTTAGAAAACCTATTGGAAAGTATTTATAAAGTGACACCCAAAATACTAGGGGGAATAGTGCTGATCATTCTTGGTTGGTTAGTTTTAAAATTAGTCTTGTTCATCTTAAAAAAATCTTTGAAATTGACTCGAATAGACGAGTTGGTTGCCAAATTTTATGATAAAAATCCGATTTTTTCATCTGCTGTAAAAATAGAGCCAACCAAAGTCATACTGTTTTTTGTAAAATGGTTTTTGATTTTGGTATTAGTTATCATAGGAGCAGATATGCTGGGGCTAACAATGATTTCAGCCGAAATAGGGAAACTAATAGCTTACCTGCCGAAATTTATCAGTGCGATATTGATTTTTATCCTGGGAATATATGGTGCCGGACTTTTAAGAAATGCATTGGCTTCCATGATCAAGGCTTTTGACCTTAACGGATCAAAAGCGATAAGTCGTATTGTATTTTATGTTCTGGTGGTTTTCGTTTCTATCATGGCGTTAAGTCAGGCGGGTATCGATACCAGTGTAATTACAAGTAACCTGTCTCTTATATTAGGGGCTTTCCTGTTGGCTTTTACCCTGGCATTGGGACTAGGCTCAAGGGATGTGATATTCAGATTGTTATTAGGTTTTTATTCGCGTAAAAATTTCCAGATCGGTCAACAGATCAGAATAGATGATACAGAAGGGGAGATCATAGCTATTGACAATATATGTATGGTTCTTTTATGTGCAGATAACCAAAAGATTGTATACCCTATTAAACAGGTAGCCAGTAAAAAAGTTGAAATATTAGGACAGTAA
- a CDS encoding RNA polymerase sigma factor: MEQADIDKNIADEELVRNIVKTNNTHLFAILYDRYANVVYNKCLSFSKSTEEAQDLAHDVFVNLFVKLRTFQGKSKFSTWLYSFTYNFCVNYVQRDLKKRKEKFVNTDEMNRYSEELAEIKDEDIFELKSDKLEKALKIIDPDDKMILLMKYQDDFTIKEIKETLEIGESAVKMRLSRAKNRLVEIYKKL; this comes from the coding sequence TTGGAACAAGCAGATATTGATAAGAATATAGCAGACGAAGAACTAGTCAGGAACATTGTTAAAACCAATAACACACATTTATTTGCAATATTATACGACCGGTATGCTAATGTTGTTTACAATAAATGTCTGAGCTTTTCTAAATCTACAGAAGAAGCACAAGATTTGGCGCATGATGTTTTCGTGAATCTTTTTGTAAAGCTCAGGACTTTTCAGGGAAAATCGAAATTTTCAACCTGGTTGTACTCATTTACGTATAATTTCTGCGTGAATTATGTGCAGCGGGATCTGAAGAAGCGTAAAGAGAAGTTTGTGAATACAGATGAAATGAACCGCTATTCGGAAGAATTGGCAGAAATAAAAGATGAAGACATCTTTGAACTGAAATCGGATAAACTGGAAAAAGCTTTAAAGATCATAGATCCGGATGATAAAATGATCCTGTTGATGAAATATCAGGATGATTTTACGATAAAAGAAATTAAAGAAACCTTGGAAATTGGTGAAAGCGCAGTTAAGATGCGGTTGAGCAGAGCTAAGAACCGATTGGTTGAGATATATAAAAAACTTTAG